The Saccharothrix violaceirubra genome segment GCACTCGGCCCACTACTACTTCCGCGACTTCTGGCGTGCCGACACCGGCATGCTCGCCGCGCTGCACGTGCTCGCCGCGCTCGGCGGCCAGGACGGCCCGCTGTCCGCGTTGACCAGCGACTACGAACGCTACTCGGCTTCCGGAGAGGTCAACTCGACGGTCGCCGACCAGGCCGGCAGGCTGGCTGCCATCAAGGCGGAGTTCGGCGGCCGGGACGGCGTCGAGCTCGACGAGCTGGACGGCCTCACGGTCGTCCTGCCCGACGGCTCGTGGTTCAACCTGCGCGCGTCGAACACCGAGCCGCTGCTGCGGCTCAACGTCGAGGCCGCCGACCCGGCCTCCGTCGCGGCGTTGCGCGACGAGGTCCTGTCGATCGTGAGGGGGTAGCCGATGGCCGTCCGACTCGACGACCGGCTGCTGGAGATCCTGGTGTGCCCGTGTCCCGACCGCGCGCCGCTGACGGCGGGCACGCCCGCCGATCCGCAGGCCGACTTCCTCACGTGCACGTCGTGCGGCCGGTCGTACCCGGTGGTGGACGACATCCCGGTCCTGCTGCTCGACGAGGCTGTCGAGCCGACGGCCGGGTGAGCGGGCGTGCTCGACGACAGCCTGCTGGACGACCAGTCCAGGCTCACCGACGCCGACCACGGCGGCCTGCTGCGGGCCGCCGCGCGGGCGGGCGCCCAGGTCAGGGCGACGACCGAGGCCGCTGACGAGCTGGGCGTCCCCCGCGTGTTCCGGGAGCGGCCGAGGGCGTTGGTGCTCGTCACGCGGCCCGGTGTGGCGCCGGGCGTCGCGGGTCTGGTGTCCGCGCTGCTGGGCCCGGACTGCCCGGTGCCGGTCGTGGTGACCGATGACGTGCCGACGTGGGTCGGCGCGCTCGACGTGGTGCTCGCGCACACCGAGGACCCCGGCGACCACGTGCTGGCCGAGGCCGTCGACCGGGCGGCCCGCCGGGGCGCCCGCGTCCTGCTGACCGCCGAGCCCGACGGCCCGGTGGCCGCGTCCGCCGCGCGGCACGCCCTGCTGATCCCGCCCCGCGTGCCCGTGCCGCAGGGCTTCGGCTTCGCCCGCGCGTTCACCGCGTGGGCGGTCGTGCTCAAGGCGCTGCGGCTGCTCGACGTGGACCTGGGTCTCCTGGCCGACGAACTCGACCGCGAGGCCGAACGCGCCCACCCGATGCACGAGTCGTTCGTGAACCCGGCCAAGACGCTCGCGCTGCGCGTGGCCGAGCGGACGCCGGTGTTCTGGGGCCTGGACACGGTCGCCACGGCCGTCGCCGGCCACGGCGCACATGTGCTGGCCACGTACGCGGGTGTGGTGAGCGACGTCGTGGGCTACCCCCAGGCGTCGACGCGGTCCGTGCTGCACCGCCGGGCGGTGGGCGCGACGTCCGGCGCGGACATCTTCGCCGACCCGGACGACGAGGTGGACCAGCCGTTGCGCGTGGTGCTGCTGGCCGTGCGCAAGGGGCGGCAGGCGGAGTACGCGCGCCGGGTCGCCGCGGACGCGCTGGCAGGCGCCGACGTGCTGGAACCGGCGGAAGAGGTCACGGGCGACGACGCGGTCTGCGCCGCGGTGCTCGCGCTGCGGTTCGAACTGGCCGCGCTGTACCTGGGCCTGGCCGCCGGGACGCTCGGCGGTCCCGGCCGGTACGCGCCAGCGGTCTGAGGGAGTGAGCGTCAGAGTGGAGTTGCTGCACAACGCGGTCCGGCCGTACGCGTGGGGGTCGCGCACGGCCATCGCCGAGTTGCTGGGCAGGCCGGTGCCGACGCCGCACCCGGAGGCCGAGCTGTGGATGGGTGCCCACCCGGGCGACCCGTCCCACGTGGTCTGTCCGGACGGCGGGCGCCGGTCGTTGCTCGACGTGCTCGCGGGTGATCCGGACGGCCAGCTCGGCGCGGCGTGCGCGCAGCGGTGGGGCAGCCGGCTGCCGTTCCTGCTCAAGATCCTCGCGGCCGAGGAGGCGTTGAGCCTCCAGGCCCACCCGTCGGCCGAGCAGGCGGCGAGCGGGTTCGCGGCCGAGGACCGGGCGGGCGTGCCGATCGACTCGCCGATCCGCAACTACAAGGACCCGTCGGCCAAGCCCGAGCTGATCTGCGCGCTGACCGAGTTCCACGCCCTGGCCGGGTTCCGCGATCCGCACCGGACGGCCACGCTGCTGACCTCGCTGGAGGCGCCGGACTTCGCGCCGTACGCGCGGCTGCTCGCGGCCCAGCCGGACGCCGACGGCCTGCGTGCCCTGTTCACCACGTTGATCACGTTGCCGCAGACGGCGCTGGACGTGCTGCTGCCGCAGGTCCTGGACGCGTGCGTGCTGCACGTGAAGGAGCACGGCGAGTTCGACGCCGAGTGCCGCACGGTCCTGGAGCTGGGCGAGGCGTACCCAGGCGACGCCGGGGTGCTGGCCGCGCTGCTGCTCAACCGACTGGTGCTGCGGCCCGGCGAGGCGATCTACCTGCCCGCCGGCAACCTGCACGCGTACCTGCACGGCACGGGCGTGGAGATCCTGGCGAACTCGGACAACGTGCTGCGCTGCGGTCTCACGCCCAAGCACGTGGACGTGCCCGAGCTGATGCGCGTGCTGGACTTCCGGTGCGGCGACATGGAGGTCCTGACCGGCGAGGAGTCCGCGCCGGGCCTGTGGACCTACCGCACGCCGTGCCCCGAGTTCGAGCTGTCCCGCGTCGAACTGGAGTCCGGCCTGGAGGTCAGGGTCGACCACGGCGGTCCGCAGATCATGATCTGCACGGAGGGGCGCGCGACCCTGACGACGGTGCGCGGCGACCGCCTGGTGCTGGGTCGGGGCGAGTCGGTGTGGCTGGCCGCGCACGAACCGGCGGTGCTGGTCCACGCGGACGAGCGGACCCGCCTTTTCCGTGCGACGGCGGGTACGGATTAGGGTCTGCGCTCGAACGGGCGAGAACAAACCGGACAGCTAGGGAGCAACCGTGTCAGCAGGGGGCGGAACCAAGGCGATCATCGCCGCGCTGGTGGCCAACGCCGGTATCGCACTGGCGAAGTTCGTCGGCTTCCTGGTCACCGGGTCGTCGTCGATGCTCGCCGAGGCGGTCCACTCCGTGGCCGACACCTCGAACCAGGCCCTGCTGCTGCTGGGCCAGAAGACCTCGAAGCGGGAGGCGACGCGCAACCACCCGTTCGGCTTCGGCCGCGACCGGTACTTCTACTCCTTCGTCGTCGCCCTGCTGCTGTTCAGCCTGGGCTCGGTGTTCGCGCTCTACGAGGGCATACACAAGCTCGAGGCGCACGAGCCGCTGTCGTCGCCGCTGGTCGCCGTGATCATCCTGGTGGTGGCGATCGGCCTGGAGTCCTACAGCTTCAAGACCGCGATCGCCGAGTCGCGCGAGCTGAAGGGCGACGCGACCTGGTGGCAGTTCATCCGCCAGAGCAAGGTGCCCGAGCTGCCGGTGGTGCTGCTGGAGGACGCGGGCGCGCTGTTCGGCCTGGTGCTGGCCCTGTTCGGCGTGGGCTTGTCGACGCTCACCGGCGACCCGGTGTGGGACGCGATCGGCACGATCTGCATCGGCGCGCTGCTCGGCGTGATCGCGATCATCCTGATCGTGGAGATGAAGTCGCTGCTGATCGGCGAGGGCGCCTCGCCCGTCGAGCTGGACACGATCGTGGACGAGCTGGCGGCGGGCAAGGTCCAGCGCGTGATCCACATCCGCACCCAGTACATCGGGCCGGACGAGCTGCTGGTCGCGGCCAAGATCGCGCTGAACCCCGGGCTGCCGGCCGCGGACGTGGCGCAGGCCATCGACGACGCGGAGCAGCGCGTGCGCAACAAGGTGCCGGCCGCCCGGCTGATCTACCTCGAACCGGACCTCGACCGGTCGCTCCCGGAGAACAAGGTCGCCGGGAAGAAGAGCTGAACGGACGGGGGTGGGCCGCGACGGTCCACCCCCGTTCCGCGTCCTCAGACCTTCTCGTCCTTCCGGTGCAGCAGCGAGTGGCGTCGGCTGTAGGCGAAGTACACGACCACGCCCGCCGCCATCCACACCGCGAACCGGACCCACGTGAGCGTGGTCAGGTTCACCATCAGCCACAGACACGCGATGATCGCCAGGATCGGCACCAGCGGCACGAGCGGCACCCGGAACCCGCGCGGCAGGTCCGGCCGGGTCTTGCGCAGCACGATCACGCCGGCCGAGACGAGCACGAACGCGAACAGCGTGCCCACGTTCACCATCTCCTCCAGCTTGCCCGCCGGGAAGAAGCCCGCGCCGATCGCGACCAGCACGCCCGTGATGTAGGTGATGCGCGCGGGCGTGCCGTGCTTGCCGGTCCTGGCCAGCGAGCGCGGCAGCAGACCGTCACGCGACATGGCGAACGTGACCCGGGTCTGGCCGAGCATCATGACCATGACGACCGTGGTCAGGCCGGCGAGCGCGCCCACCGAGATGACCACCGCGGCCCAGTCCAGGCCGTTGGCCGCGAACGCCGTGGCGAGCGTGGCCCGGCTGCCGTCCGCCTGCGTCTTCAGGGCCGTGTAGGGCACCATGCCGGTCACGACCAGCGCGACCGCCACGTACAGCACGGTCACGATCGCCAGCGAGCCCAGGATGCCGCGCGGCACCGCGCGCTTGGGGTTGCGCGTCTCCTCGGCGGTGGTGGCCACCACGTCGAAGCCGATGAACGCGAAGAACACCAGCGACGCCGCCGCGAGCACGCCCAGCACGCCGTACGTGCTGCCCGAGTACCCGGTGACCAACGAGAACAGCGACTGCTCCAGACCGGCCCCCGCGTCCGGACCTTCGGCAGCGGGCGGGATGTAAGGCGAGTAGTTCGCCAGCTTGATGTAGCCCACGCCGAGCACGATCACCAGCAGGACCACGGCCACCTTGATGCCCGTGATCACCAGGCTCACGCGCGACGACAGCTTGGTGCCGACGGCCAGCAGCACGGTGAGCACCGCGACCAGCAGCAGCGAACCCCAGTCCACGTCGATGCCGGCGATCGTCGCCGTCGTCTTGATGTCGAGGCCCATGTGCTTCAGCACGGTCTGGAGGTACAGCGACCAGCCCTTGGACACGGCGGACGCGGCCAGCGCGAACTCCAGGAACAGGTCCCAGCCGATGATCCACGCGGCGAACTCGCCGAACGTCGCGTAGGAGAACGTGTACGCGCTGCCCGCGACCGGCACGGTCGACGCGAACTCCGCGTAGCACAGGGCGGCCAGGCCGCACGCGATCGCCGCGATGACGAACGCCAGCGACACGCCCGGACCCGCCACGTTGCCCGCCGTACTCGCGGTCAACGTGAAGATGCCCGCGCCGATCACGACCGCGACGCCGAAGACCGTGAGGTCCCACGCGGTCAGGTCCTTGCGCAGTTTCGTGTCCGGCTCGTCGGTTTCCGCGATGGACTGCTCCACCGATTTCGTGCGCCACAACCCGTTACCCGGCATGGCTTCTCCTCCCTCGAAATCGAAACCCCCGGCGGCCTGGAGTAGCTTGCCGGCATGACGGTGCTGTGCCTCGACGTCGGGTCGACGTGGACCAAGGGAACCCTGGTGTCGCACGACGGCGAACTGCTCGGCACCGCACAACACCCGACCACAACGCCGGAGGTCATGCACGGCATATCCGAAGTCTTGTCGGGTCTGCCGGCCGCCGAACGGGTAGTCGCGTGCTCGTCGGCGGGCGGCGGTCTGCGCCTCGCCGTGGTGGGCCACGAACGTCTGGTCAGCGCGGAAGCCGGCTACCGGGTCGCGCTGTCGGCCGGCGCGCGCG includes the following:
- the manA gene encoding mannose-6-phosphate isomerase, class I produces the protein MELLHNAVRPYAWGSRTAIAELLGRPVPTPHPEAELWMGAHPGDPSHVVCPDGGRRSLLDVLAGDPDGQLGAACAQRWGSRLPFLLKILAAEEALSLQAHPSAEQAASGFAAEDRAGVPIDSPIRNYKDPSAKPELICALTEFHALAGFRDPHRTATLLTSLEAPDFAPYARLLAAQPDADGLRALFTTLITLPQTALDVLLPQVLDACVLHVKEHGEFDAECRTVLELGEAYPGDAGVLAALLLNRLVLRPGEAIYLPAGNLHAYLHGTGVEILANSDNVLRCGLTPKHVDVPELMRVLDFRCGDMEVLTGEESAPGLWTYRTPCPEFELSRVELESGLEVRVDHGGPQIMICTEGRATLTTVRGDRLVLGRGESVWLAAHEPAVLVHADERTRLFRATAGTD
- a CDS encoding cation diffusion facilitator family transporter, whose amino-acid sequence is MSAGGGTKAIIAALVANAGIALAKFVGFLVTGSSSMLAEAVHSVADTSNQALLLLGQKTSKREATRNHPFGFGRDRYFYSFVVALLLFSLGSVFALYEGIHKLEAHEPLSSPLVAVIILVVAIGLESYSFKTAIAESRELKGDATWWQFIRQSKVPELPVVLLEDAGALFGLVLALFGVGLSTLTGDPVWDAIGTICIGALLGVIAIILIVEMKSLLIGEGASPVELDTIVDELAAGKVQRVIHIRTQYIGPDELLVAAKIALNPGLPAADVAQAIDDAEQRVRNKVPAARLIYLEPDLDRSLPENKVAGKKS
- a CDS encoding amino acid permease yields the protein MPGNGLWRTKSVEQSIAETDEPDTKLRKDLTAWDLTVFGVAVVIGAGIFTLTASTAGNVAGPGVSLAFVIAAIACGLAALCYAEFASTVPVAGSAYTFSYATFGEFAAWIIGWDLFLEFALAASAVSKGWSLYLQTVLKHMGLDIKTTATIAGIDVDWGSLLLVAVLTVLLAVGTKLSSRVSLVITGIKVAVVLLVIVLGVGYIKLANYSPYIPPAAEGPDAGAGLEQSLFSLVTGYSGSTYGVLGVLAAASLVFFAFIGFDVVATTAEETRNPKRAVPRGILGSLAIVTVLYVAVALVVTGMVPYTALKTQADGSRATLATAFAANGLDWAAVVISVGALAGLTTVVMVMMLGQTRVTFAMSRDGLLPRSLARTGKHGTPARITYITGVLVAIGAGFFPAGKLEEMVNVGTLFAFVLVSAGVIVLRKTRPDLPRGFRVPLVPLVPILAIIACLWLMVNLTTLTWVRFAVWMAAGVVVYFAYSRRHSLLHRKDEKV
- a CDS encoding SIS domain-containing protein; the encoded protein is MLDDSLLDDQSRLTDADHGGLLRAAARAGAQVRATTEAADELGVPRVFRERPRALVLVTRPGVAPGVAGLVSALLGPDCPVPVVVTDDVPTWVGALDVVLAHTEDPGDHVLAEAVDRAARRGARVLLTAEPDGPVAASAARHALLIPPRVPVPQGFGFARAFTAWAVVLKALRLLDVDLGLLADELDREAERAHPMHESFVNPAKTLALRVAERTPVFWGLDTVATAVAGHGAHVLATYAGVVSDVVGYPQASTRSVLHRRAVGATSGADIFADPDDEVDQPLRVVLLAVRKGRQAEYARRVAADALAGADVLEPAEEVTGDDAVCAAVLALRFELAALYLGLAAGTLGGPGRYAPAV
- a CDS encoding Trm112 family protein; the protein is MAVRLDDRLLEILVCPCPDRAPLTAGTPADPQADFLTCTSCGRSYPVVDDIPVLLLDEAVEPTAG